A genomic region of Camelus ferus isolate YT-003-E chromosome 11, BCGSAC_Cfer_1.0, whole genome shotgun sequence contains the following coding sequences:
- the ZRANB1 gene encoding ubiquitin thioesterase ZRANB1 isoform X3: MLAILLTEVSQQAAKCIPAMVCPELTEQIRREIAASLHQRKGDFACYFLTDLVTFTLPADIEDLPPSVQEKLFDEVLDRDVQKELEEESPIINWSLELATRLDSRLYALWNRTAGDCLLDSVLQATWGIYDKDSVLRKALHDSLHDCSHWFYTRWKDWESWYSQSFGLHFSLREEQWQEDWAFILSLASQPGASLEQTHIFVLAHILRRPIIVYGVKYYKSFRGETLGYTRFQGVYLPLLWEQSFCWKSPIALGYTRGHFSALVAMENDGYGNRGAGANLNTDDDVTITFLPLVDSERKLLHVHFLSAQELGNEEQQEKLLREWLDCCVTEGGVLVAMQKSSRRRNHPLVTQMVEKWLDRYRQIRPCTSLSDGEEDEDDEDE, from the exons ATGCTAGCAATATTGCTTACAGAG gtGTCTCAACAAGCTGCAAAGTGTATCCCGGCAATGGTGTGTCCTGAACTGACAGAGCAGATCCGGCGGGAGATAGCTGCCTCTCTCCATCAGAGAAAGGGCGATTTCGCTTGCTATTTTCTGACTGACCTTGTAACATTTACATTGCCAGCAG atATTGAAGACTTGCCTCCATCAGtccaagaaaaattatttgatgagGTGCTTGATAGAGATGTTCAAAAAG AGTTAGAAGAAGAATCTCCAATTATAAACTGGTCCTTGGAATTGGCTACACGTTTGGATAGTCGACTGTATGCACTTTGGAACCGGACTGCAGGAGACTGCTTACTTGATTCAGTACTACAAGCCACCTGGGGCATTTATGACAAGGACTCGGTGCTTCGGAAAGCCCTGCATGACAGCCTGCATGACTGTTCCCATTG GTTTTATACTCGTTGGAAAGATTGGGAATCCTGGTATTCTCAGAGCTTCGGTTTACATTTTTCCCTGAGAGAAGAGCAGTGGCAAGAAGACTGGGCATTTATACTCTCTCTTGCTAGTCAG CCTGGAGCAAGTTTGGAACAGACTCACATTTTTGTACTTGCACATATTCTTAGACGACCAATTATAGTTTATGGAGtgaaatattataaaagtttCCGGGGAGAAACTTTAGGATATACTCGGTTTCAAG gtGTTTATTTGCCTTTGTTGTGGGAACAGAGTTTTTGTTGGAAAAGTCCGATTGCTCTGGGCTATACAAGGGGCCACTTCTCTGCTTTGGTTGCCATGGAGAATGATGGCTATGGTAACCGAGGTGCTGGTGCTAACTTGAACACCGACGACGATGTCACCATCACGTTTCTGCCTCTGGTTGACAGTGAAAGGAAGTTACTCCACGTGCACTTCCTTTCTGCTCAGGAG CTAGGTAATGAGGAACAGCAAGAAAAACTGCTCAGGGAGTGGCTGGACTGCTGTGTGACTGAGGGGGGAGTTCTTGTTGCCATGCAGAAAAGCTCTCGGCGGCGAAATCACCCCCTGGTCACGCAAATGGTAGAAAAATGGCTCGACCGCTACCGACAGATCCGGCCTTGTACATCCCTGTCTGATGGAGaggaagatgaagatgatgaagatgaatga